From one Pedobacter faecalis genomic stretch:
- a CDS encoding heavy-metal-associated domain-containing protein yields MHTLAFKTNIKCGGCIAAVTPVLDQIPGDWKVDTESPDKILTISTDEPLNPKEVIIALDQVGYQAEKI; encoded by the coding sequence ATGCATACTTTAGCTTTTAAAACCAATATTAAATGCGGTGGCTGTATTGCCGCCGTAACCCCGGTTCTTGACCAGATTCCCGGTGACTGGAAAGTAGATACAGAAAGCCCCGATAAAATCCTCACCATTAGTACAGATGAGCCCCTCAATCCAAAAGAAGTTATCATTGCTCTTGATCAGGTAGGGTACCAGGCAGAGAAAATATGA
- a CDS encoding helix-turn-helix domain-containing protein: MILHIKNMVCDRCSLIVRQQLTQLGFSVSELSLGRANVTPDPSPAQLQDISAAFQVLGFELIDKEKDKLVEQIKNAVINLVHYSDLEEINRSLMHVIADQLNRDYTYLSRLFSDREGITIERYIIQQKIERVKELLEYGELNLNEIAYKMGYSSSAHLSAQFKSIAGMSPSKYKSSDHPSRRPLDKISK; encoded by the coding sequence ATGATCCTCCATATTAAAAATATGGTGTGCGACCGATGTAGCCTGATTGTACGTCAGCAACTTACCCAGCTTGGTTTCAGTGTCTCTGAGCTTAGTCTGGGGCGGGCAAACGTTACGCCGGATCCAAGCCCTGCTCAGCTGCAGGATATATCAGCCGCATTCCAGGTACTTGGCTTTGAATTGATTGATAAAGAAAAAGACAAGCTGGTTGAACAGATTAAGAATGCTGTTATAAACCTGGTTCATTACTCAGATCTTGAGGAGATAAACCGAAGTCTGATGCATGTGATCGCCGATCAGCTTAACCGTGACTACACTTATCTTAGCCGGCTGTTTTCTGACCGGGAGGGAATAACCATAGAGCGCTACATCATTCAGCAGAAAATCGAACGGGTAAAGGAACTTTTAGAATACGGCGAGTTAAACCTTAATGAAATTGCTTACAAGATGGGCTACAGCAGTAGTGCCCATCTTTCCGCCCAGTTTAAATCTATCGCAGGGATGTCTCCCTCGAAATACAAGTCGTCCGATCACCCTTCCCGCAGACCGCTCGATAAGATATCGAAATAA
- a CDS encoding oxidoreductase, which translates to MNMNKVWLITGCSTGFGRELAKQVLQKGYRAAVAARKVEDIEDIITAYPETSIAVGLDVTEQNQIDEAVRQTLEIFGQIDVLVNNAGIGYFGSAEESDKQEVRRMFEVNFWGLTNMTRAVLPVMRKQRSGHILNVSSIGGLMAFPALSYYNATKFAVDGFSESLAKETAPLGIKVTIIAPSGFRTDWAGRSANEAEQTIEDYKTTAWQNHDSIRGYSGNQPGDPVRAAAAIIQATEAANPPLRLLLGAAALRNARKKIEELATDFDHWAETSAGADFPA; encoded by the coding sequence ATGAACATGAACAAAGTATGGTTAATAACAGGCTGCTCAACAGGGTTTGGCCGCGAACTAGCAAAACAGGTTTTACAAAAGGGCTATCGTGCAGCAGTGGCCGCCCGTAAAGTTGAAGATATCGAAGATATTATTACTGCTTACCCCGAAACGTCGATTGCAGTAGGGCTTGACGTAACAGAGCAAAACCAGATAGACGAGGCTGTGCGCCAAACGCTGGAGATTTTCGGTCAGATAGATGTTCTGGTGAATAACGCTGGCATAGGTTATTTTGGTTCTGCCGAAGAGAGTGATAAACAGGAAGTGCGCCGCATGTTTGAGGTGAACTTTTGGGGACTTACAAACATGACCCGCGCAGTATTACCGGTGATGCGCAAGCAGCGAAGCGGTCATATTCTTAATGTTTCTTCGATCGGAGGGCTCATGGCATTTCCCGCTTTGTCCTATTACAACGCTACTAAATTTGCGGTTGACGGCTTCTCTGAGTCTTTAGCTAAGGAAACTGCGCCGCTGGGTATAAAAGTTACCATTATAGCTCCGAGCGGTTTCCGCACCGACTGGGCGGGCAGATCGGCCAACGAGGCAGAGCAGACTATTGAAGATTATAAAACTACCGCTTGGCAAAACCACGACAGCATCCGGGGATATAGCGGCAATCAGCCGGGCGACCCAGTGAGGGCGGCTGCGGCTATTATTCAGGCCACCGAAGCTGCAAATCCACCATTACGGCTGCTCTTAGGTGCGGCTGCGCTTAGGAATGCCAGAAAGAAAATTGAAGAACTGGCTACAGACTTCGACCATTGGGCTGAAACCAGCGCAGGCGCGGATTTTCCGGCGTAG
- a CDS encoding SulP family inorganic anion transporter, which translates to MQFNFPAKVRLFDFSQPVNYRTEILAGLTVAMTMMPESLSFAILAGFPPLVGLYAAFIMGLVTAIFGGRPGLISGGAGATVIVLIALMRSHGIEYVFAAVLLAGIVQILVGLFRLGKFVRLVPQPVMFGFVNGLAVIIFLSQLEQFKTVVNGEVTWLSGTPLLIMAALTALTIFIVLIFPKITKAVPASLMAIIVVFIVVLAFDIDTKTVRDIASVSGGFPPFHIPQIPFTWETLEIVLPYGVVMAGVGLTEGLLTLNLVDEIVGNKGKGNKECLAQGSANILNGLFSGMGGCPMIAQTMVNLSAGARSRLSGIIAALTILLIVLVGAPVIERVPMAALTGVMIMVAIGTFEWMSFRVINKMPKQDIFVGIVVALITIWLHNLALAVLIGVIISALVFAWESAKRIRARKHVDAHGVKHYEIYGPLFFGSVANFNDKFDVAGDPQRVEIDFKDSRVADMSGIEALNKLTERYRLAGKSLVLRHLSPDCRLLLKNAEGIIEVNIAEDPQYKVATEKNIPS; encoded by the coding sequence ATGCAGTTCAACTTCCCTGCCAAAGTCAGGCTCTTCGACTTTTCACAGCCGGTTAATTATAGGACCGAAATATTGGCCGGACTTACCGTAGCTATGACGATGATGCCTGAATCGCTGTCTTTTGCGATACTGGCCGGATTCCCACCGCTGGTAGGTTTGTACGCCGCATTTATCATGGGGCTGGTCACCGCTATTTTTGGTGGCAGGCCAGGGCTGATATCTGGAGGGGCGGGGGCCACCGTGATCGTGCTTATCGCATTGATGCGGTCGCACGGAATAGAGTACGTGTTTGCCGCCGTACTGCTTGCCGGCATAGTGCAGATCCTGGTCGGTTTGTTCAGGCTGGGTAAGTTTGTTCGCCTGGTTCCGCAGCCCGTAATGTTTGGGTTCGTGAACGGTTTAGCTGTCATTATATTTTTGTCGCAACTTGAACAGTTTAAGACCGTAGTAAACGGTGAAGTAACCTGGCTTTCGGGTACGCCCTTGCTCATTATGGCCGCACTCACTGCATTAACGATCTTTATCGTGCTTATCTTCCCTAAGATTACCAAGGCGGTGCCCGCTTCGCTCATGGCCATTATTGTAGTGTTCATAGTCGTATTAGCATTCGATATCGATACCAAAACCGTCCGCGATATCGCTTCTGTAAGTGGGGGTTTTCCTCCGTTTCACATTCCTCAAATTCCTTTTACATGGGAAACTTTAGAGATTGTGCTTCCCTACGGAGTTGTGATGGCAGGAGTGGGACTAACCGAGGGCTTGCTTACGTTGAACCTTGTAGACGAAATTGTAGGTAACAAGGGAAAAGGCAACAAAGAGTGCCTGGCGCAAGGTTCGGCGAACATCCTGAACGGGCTGTTCTCGGGTATGGGCGGCTGTCCGATGATTGCGCAAACCATGGTCAATCTATCAGCCGGAGCTCGGTCCCGTTTATCTGGTATTATCGCGGCACTTACCATCCTGCTTATCGTACTGGTAGGTGCACCTGTGATAGAGCGCGTACCCATGGCTGCACTAACCGGCGTAATGATTATGGTCGCTATTGGTACGTTTGAATGGATGAGCTTTCGCGTGATAAACAAAATGCCGAAGCAGGATATTTTTGTCGGTATTGTTGTAGCCCTCATAACGATTTGGCTGCACAACCTGGCCCTGGCAGTTCTGATAGGCGTCATCATCTCTGCACTAGTTTTTGCCTGGGAAAGTGCGAAGCGTATCCGGGCGCGGAAACATGTGGATGCGCATGGAGTAAAGCACTATGAAATATACGGTCCGTTATTTTTTGGCTCCGTAGCCAACTTCAACGATAAATTCGATGTTGCCGGCGATCCGCAAAGAGTAGAAATAGATTTTAAAGACAGCAGGGTGGCCGATATGTCTGGTATCGAAGCGTTAAATAAGCTTACAGAACGCTATCGTTTAGCCGGCAAGTCGCTTGTATTAAGGCATTTAAGTCCGGACTGCAGGCTACTGCTGAAAAACGCAGAGGGGATTATAGAAGTAAACATTGCCGAGGATCCGCAATACAAGGTAGCAACGGAAAAAAACATACCTTCCTGA